Within the Gloeobacter kilaueensis JS1 genome, the region CGATCAGGCCCTGCAGGAGGTGCTGAGCGAATCGGAGGGCACCAACGAAGAACTCATCAAGATGGTCGAGACCCTGCTCGAAATCTCCCGCTACGAGACCGGCGCGCAATTTTTGTTGCAAGAACCCCTCGACTGGCACAGGCTATCCAAAGCCGCGATCGAGGGGCTGCGGGCAACTTTTGGGTGCGAGCCCCCCAATATTCACTGCCGCATCGAGCCTGTGCCCGCTCAGGTCATCGGCGATCCGCAGCAGATTGTCTGTCTGCTGCGCTGCCTGCTCGACAACGCCCTGCGCGCCAGCGGACCCGGCGACAGCGTCGAACTGTCGGTCGAATTGCTGCCGCCGCGCCGGGTGAAGGTGAGTGTCAGTGACCAGGGCCAGGGCATCGCGCCGAGCGTGCAAAAGCAGCTTTTTAAAAAGTTTCTTCCCAACCGGCGGCGCGGTTGGGGAGCCGGGCTCAGCCTCTACCTGTGCAATCGGATCGTCCAGGCCCACGGCGGTACGATCGCCGTCAACAGCACCCCTGGCTCAGGAAGTACCTTTTACTTCACCCTGCCTCTGGCGGGCCGACGGCGCTGATCTGGCTGCAGCTTCCCAGGTTTTTCACGATTGGCCCCTATTCTCGAAGGCAAGCCGGGGGACATTTTTTCTCTGGCGACGGGAGTCGAGCATGTCCGGGCGCTTTTGGGATTGGATAGTTGTTTTTAGTCGCTTGTTCGCGCCGCCACCTGCCCTGCCGCGTGCCGCCACGCGCCACTCCCGCATCTACGTGCTGCACGATCTGGAGGCGCTGCGGGCGCTGCTGGTGCGGCTGCGGTGCCGCTTTGAAGAGCAACCGCTCCAGCTTGTGCTGCTGGCGGACGGGGTGGGCTGGCTATTGCGCGTCCTGCTGCCTGTGACCCACCGCATCGACAGCCGCGATCTGGCGGCCCTGCTGGCAGAATTTGCCCAGATCGAACCGTTTGAAGCGCAGTTGGAGAGTACCTTTGAGCAGCTGGAGCAGGGAGCGGACGACGATCTGAGGGGTATCCTGGCCCAGTGCCAGATGCGCGTGCTCTTTTGTGGTCCCCTCGCTGCCATCGAGCCATTGCTCGCTACAGACCTCGCCCAGGGGCAGCCCCAGCCGCCGGATCAATCCGAGCAACCGCGCTAGAGCGCAGCGGTTATCGCTTTGACTCGAGGCCGACAGGAGGGGCAACAGGCGCGCCGGGCCCAGTTGTGTTGCCCTCTGTCTGGGTCAGCCGGTGGTCGCCGGTGTTTGCTCCTGCGCTTCGATGGCGGGGGCGGCGGTGCCCCTGCCCTGCAGTACCAGCACCGAGCAGGGCGCATGGTGCAGCAGATAGTTGCTGATGCTGCCTAAAAACATCTCTCCCAGGCCCGTGCGGCCCCGGCGGCCCAGGACGATCAAATCCGCCGGCCATTCGCGGGCCAGTTTGCCGATCGCGTGCTCCGGTAGACCGAGGTGCTGCACAAAGCTCGCCTCCACCCCGGTTGCCCGCGCCTCGTCCACCAACCTCTGCAGGCGTTCGCTGCTTTTTTTCTGGAGGGTCTCGCGCAGCTCCAGGTAGCGCTCGAAGGCCGCTTCGCCGATAAAAGTGTACAGGTCCTCTGGAGGCGGTACGGGCGCTTCCGGAAAGCCATCGTCTTCGAGGGTCAGTACATGCACCAGGCGCAGGTGGGCACCGGCGAGCTTTGCCAGCGCCAGCGCTTCTGCGAAGACAGTGCGGCTGGTTGGGGAGTTATCGAGGGCTGCGATTATCTTTGTGAACATGGTGGACTCCTGTGGCAGGGCATCTTCCGACCGGATGTGGACCGGGGAAAGCTGAGGTCACGGTTACTGTAGCCAGCGAGTGTGAAAAAACTGGGAAGCCGGGCAGCGCTCTATTCTCGGTTTTTTCACCTCTACGTTCCGGAATCTGACACCTATCTCAGTCCGCGCGGTTGCTGAGGGAACCCGCGCAACGCAATCGGGGCAAACGTCCCAGCGGCGGGGACGCTCTATTTCAGGTGCTCTGGGCGGCGGCTGGCTGGAGGGTACTGACGACCAGCACCGAGCAGGGTGCATGGTGCAGGACGTAGTTGCTGGCGCTGCCTAAGAGTAGTTCGCTCAAGCCCGAGTGCCCCCGGCGGCCCATCACAACCAGATCCGCCTGCCAGCTTGAGGCCAGCTCGCACAGGCAGCGACCGGGATTGCCGGCCTGCTGCCGGACTTCGGCGTGAACCCCCTGTCCGGTGGCCCGTTCGGCGAAGCCCTGGAGCATATCGAGGCCAAATTTCTGGTACTGCTGCCACTGGCGCTGAAAATACTCGTAGACTGTCCCATCGGCTGCGAGCGGATAGGTATCGGCTACCGGCAGGTTGGCCCAGATGCCTTCATCGCCCGAAAGAATATGCACCAGTAACAAAGCCGCCCGATCACCTTGTGCCAGCTCCAGCGCTTTGAGAAAAACCGCTTCGTTTTTGGTGGAACTGTCGAGAGCAGCAAGAATGCGCGCGTACATGATTGCCTCCTGGGGGCGGAACGCGGACTCTTTCAGGGTAGGTAAGCCAGGTGAAGAACTCGGGAAGCGCCCTAGAACTCTGGCTCGTCGATGCCCCACCGCCGGCCAACGGCTTCGCCCACCAGCCAGCTCACGAGCACCAGCGCTGCCATCACCAGCACGAGCGGCGGTTTTAAGGCAACCAGATCGAGCAATTGTCTGAGGGGAGCCAGTCCGATCGCCACCAGCTGCAGAACGACGCCGAGGGCCACCGCCAGATGCACAAAAAGATTGGTGAGAGGTTTGCTGCCCATCCTGCGGGCCGGGTAGACCAGCAGCAGTTGCGCCAGCGCGGCGTAGAGAAAGACGGCGGAGCGGGCAGCGAGTGGTTCCAGGCCGAAGTATGGCAAAAAAGCCAGCAGCGTCAGGCTCACCGCCGCTGTGATCGAGGCGGTGATGAAGATAAAGCGCAGCGAGGCAGCGGTGAGCAGAGGGCTTGTGGCCGGACGCGGCCTGCGGCGCATCGCACCTGGGTCGCGGTCGGCTCCGAGGGCAATCGCCGGTGGTCCGTTGGTGACGAAGTTGATCCACAGTAGCTGGGCGGCACTCAAAGGCAGGAGCAACGCCCCGCTGCTTTCGCGCAGGGCAAGGACGAGGGCTCCCAGCGTGCCGCCCAGTACCAGCAGCACCAGCGCCAGATTGGCGGCGAACAAAAAGCGGAGGAATTTCTGGACATTGGCGTAGATGCCCCGGCCTTCCTCGATCGCGGCGACGATCGTAGCGAAGTTGTCATCGAGCAGCACCAGATCGGCCACCTCGCGGCTGACATCCGAGCCGCGCTGGCCCATCGCCACCCCGACATCGGCGCGCTTGAGGGCGGGAGCATCGTTGACGCCGTCGCCGGTCATCGCCACTACCTCCCCCTGGGCCTGGAGCGCTTCCACCAGGCGCAGCTTGTGCTCAGGCCGGGCGCGGGCGACAACGCTGGTACGGCGCAGCAGCTCGCTCAGGGCCGGTGGATCCAGCCTGTCCAGCTCGTCGCCTGTAAGCACCTCATCGACAGGGAGCGCGATCTGGCGGGCAATGGCCACTGCCGTCCCCGGATGATCGCCTGTGACGATCAAGACACGAATTCCAGCGGCGATCGCCGCAGCGATCGCCGCCTGCACCTCCGGGCGGGGCGGATCCCAAAAAAGCACCAGTCCCAAAAAGAGGAGATCCTGCTCGCCCAGTCCGTCGCCCCAGGCGATCCCCAGTACCCGGTGTCCGGCAGTGGCTGCTGCCGTCGCCCGCGCCCTCCAGGCATTTTTTTGGGCTTCCTCCAGCGAACAGCGCTCCAGCAGCACCTCGGGAGCGCCCTTGAGATAGCTGACCTCCCGCGCCCCCTCGCTCACGCGGACGTGCATACACTTAGAGCGACTGTCAAAACTCTGGGCGGCGCGGCGGGGCCGGGAGCGGCGCACCGCTACGGCATCCAGCCCACAGGTGCGGGCGTACTCCAGCAGCGCCACATCGAGGGGATCGCCCGCCTCCGCTTCGGCGTCGTTGGCCACCACCAGCGCCACCAGCGCCCGCTCGCTGTCCGGTGTATCCAGAGCGCGCACCTGCAGGCGGTTGGCCGTGAGCGTACCGGTCTTATCGGAGGCGATCACCGTCACCGAACCGAGGGCCTCCACCGCCGCCAGACGGCGGACAACCGCTCGCCGCCCGGCCATGCGCTCGACGCCGAGGGCCAGGGTGAGGGTGAGCACCGCCGGCAGCCCCTCGGGAATCGCCGCGACCGCCAGGGCAACCGCAAACAGCAGCACATGGCCCAACTGGCCTATGCCCTCGATGAGCAGGCCCACCAGCACCACGAGGGCTGTCACAGTTAGAATCCAGCGGGCCACCTGATCGCCAAAGACGCGCAGGCGGCGCTCCAGAGGCGTCGGTTCGCTCTCCACTCGATCGAGCAGCGCCGCAAGCTGGCCCAGGGCACTCGCTTTTCCGGTGCGACTGACCTGCAGGTAGGCTCTGCCGCGCACTGTCAGGGTGCCGCTCAACAGTTCCTCGTCCGGCTCGTGCTCCACCGGCAGGCTCTCGCCGGTGAGCATCGACTCGTCCACCGCCAGATTCTCGCAGCTGCGCACAACCCCGTCTGCGGGCACCCGATCGCCCGCCTCCAGGCGCACCAGATCGCCAGGAACGAGGCTGCTGCCTGCGATCTGCTGCCAGCGCCCGTCGCGGTGCGCCCAGATGCGCGGCGCGGCCAGACGCTTCAGCCGGGCGAGGGCCGCCTCAGCCTTTGTCTCCTGATAGACCCCGAGAGCCGTATTGAGCAGCAGGATGACCGCAATCGCCAGCGATTCGAGCGGCAGCCCGTGGTGGCCATTGCCAAGCCACAGGGCCAGATCGACCGCGAGGGCAAAAAGCAGCATGTAGACGAGCGGACTG harbors:
- a CDS encoding universal stress protein; translation: MFTKIIAALDNSPTSRTVFAEALALAKLAGAHLRLVHVLTLEDDGFPEAPVPPPEDLYTFIGEAAFERYLELRETLQKKSSERLQRLVDEARATGVEASFVQHLGLPEHAIGKLAREWPADLIVLGRRGRTGLGEMFLGSISNYLLHHAPCSVLVLQGRGTAAPAIEAQEQTPATTG
- a CDS encoding universal stress protein is translated as MYARILAALDSSTKNEAVFLKALELAQGDRAALLLVHILSGDEGIWANLPVADTYPLAADGTVYEYFQRQWQQYQKFGLDMLQGFAERATGQGVHAEVRQQAGNPGRCLCELASSWQADLVVMGRRGHSGLSELLLGSASNYVLHHAPCSVLVVSTLQPAAAQST
- a CDS encoding cation-translocating P-type ATPase; its protein translation is MVGAIEWQGLGQAEAERRLQAVGPNALPEQAAEPLWRRTVRQFHSPLVYMLLFALAVDLALWLGNGHHGLPLESLAIAVILLLNTALGVYQETKAEAALARLKRLAAPRIWAHRDGRWQQIAGSSLVPGDLVRLEAGDRVPADGVVRSCENLAVDESMLTGESLPVEHEPDEELLSGTLTVRGRAYLQVSRTGKASALGQLAALLDRVESEPTPLERRLRVFGDQVARWILTVTALVVLVGLLIEGIGQLGHVLLFAVALAVAAIPEGLPAVLTLTLALGVERMAGRRAVVRRLAAVEALGSVTVIASDKTGTLTANRLQVRALDTPDSERALVALVVANDAEAEAGDPLDVALLEYARTCGLDAVAVRRSRPRRAAQSFDSRSKCMHVRVSEGAREVSYLKGAPEVLLERCSLEEAQKNAWRARATAAATAGHRVLGIAWGDGLGEQDLLFLGLVLFWDPPRPEVQAAIAAAIAAGIRVLIVTGDHPGTAVAIARQIALPVDEVLTGDELDRLDPPALSELLRRTSVVARARPEHKLRLVEALQAQGEVVAMTGDGVNDAPALKRADVGVAMGQRGSDVSREVADLVLLDDNFATIVAAIEEGRGIYANVQKFLRFLFAANLALVLLVLGGTLGALVLALRESSGALLLPLSAAQLLWINFVTNGPPAIALGADRDPGAMRRRPRPATSPLLTAASLRFIFITASITAAVSLTLLAFLPYFGLEPLAARSAVFLYAALAQLLLVYPARRMGSKPLTNLFVHLAVALGVVLQLVAIGLAPLRQLLDLVALKPPLVLVMAALVLVSWLVGEAVGRRWGIDEPEF